caaaaccctaaaaccctaaacctaaacctaaacctaaaacctaaacctaaacctaaacctaaaacctaaaacctaaacctaaacctaaacccctaaaacctaaacctaaaaccctaaaaccctaaacccctaaaacctaaacctaaacctaaaacctaaaccctaaacctaaaccctaaaacctaaacctaacctaaacccctaaaaccctaaacctaaacctaaacctagacccctaaacctaaaccctaaacctaaaacctaaaaccccGGGGCGGAAACCTAAAACCCGgctaaacctaaacctaaagGTAAACTAAAACCCtaaaaacctaaaacctaaacctaaacccctaaacctaaaaccctaaGCCTAAACCTAAAgctaaacctaaacctaaacccccTAAAAgctaaaacctaaaacctaaacctaaaccctaaacctaaacctaaacctaaacctaaacctaaaccctaaacccctaaacctaaacctaaacctaaaacctaaaccctaaacctaaaacccctaaacctaaaccctaaaccctaaacctaaacctaaacctaaacctaaacctaaaccctaaaccctaaacctaaaacctaaacccctaaacctaaaacctaaacctaaacctaaacctaaacctaaaaacccctaaacctaaaacctaaacctaaacctaaacctaaacctaaacctaaacctaaacctaaacctaagACCTAaaacccctaaacctaaaaccctaaacctaaaaaaaaaaacctaaaaccctaaacctaaacctaaacctaaaaacccctaaacctaaacctaaacctaaaccctaaaccctaaacctaaaccctaaaaacccctaaaacctaaacctaaaccctgAACGTAAACCCCTAAAAACCCCTAAAAACCTAAAGACGTAaaaaaacctaaacctaaacctaaacctaaacctaaacgctaaaacctaaacctaaacctgAAACgcctaaacctaaacctaaaacgctaaaaacctaaaacctaaaacctaaaaccgcctaaaacctaaaaccccctaaaccctaaacctaaacctaaaccctaaaccctaaacctaaacctaaacctaaacctaaacctaaacctaaaacctaaacctaaacctaacccctaaaccctaaacctaaacctaaacctaaacctaaacctaaaacctaaacctaaacctaaacccctaaacctaaacctaaaccctaaaacctaaacctaaaaccctaaaaccctaaaacctaaacctaaacctaaacccctaacctaaacctaacccctaaaaacctaaacctaaacctaaacctaaacctaaacctaaaacccctaaaccctaaacctaaaacctaaacctaaacctaaaacctaaaacctaaacctaaacctaaacctaaacctaaacctaaacctaaacctaaacctaaaacctaaacctaaacctaaaacctaaccctaaaacctaaacctaaacctaaacctaaacctaaaccccctaaaccctaaaaccCCTAAAACCTTAAAAATCAAATccattaaagaaaatagtCCGTTAATTAGcaaaaattaaaacaaattaataattatgaGAATACTAAATTAATTGAGAAATGGTAAATTAAACATCAAAATAAAACTGGAAATGTATTGTCTGTGAACAATGACTAATTAAAacacaaataatatttcaaccATAGAAAAAATTGTCAACAATCTATACCCATTGAGAAGAACCAGAATAAGTGAGCTGAACTTAACTAGTAGAATTgctttttgattttaaaagTAAAAGTAACCTAATAAATTCACTAATAAAAGACTTCTGGACACATTTCACAGACAAGAAATCTTGACCACTAACACTCGATGAGACTTCAGAATTTAAGCGAGAAATCTCACTTCCGCAAAGATCTAAtgctttctttatttcctCTTCTGTTGAGGACTCAGTAATATGTTTGAAATTTGGCATTCTAACATTGAAAAACAGCATTGCTTGTGATGATAAAGGGTCCACTGATTCTGTATTTGAGAACATTCCGCTAAATCTAGAGTGTGCTGAAGAACTGGATAATGAGAATTCTTCGTATGAGGAAGAAACATACATTTTACTAATAATTTCCTCTAAGCTATTTTCTTGGTTTTGTAGAGTTCCTCCGAGCCATGATTCTGATCCGTGTCCAGAACTAGATCTTGAACTTGACCTGGATCTTGATCTAGACCTTGTTCTTGAACTTGACCTGGATCTTGATCTAGACCTTGTTCTTGATCTAGATCTGGTTCTTGATTTAGACCTAGTTCTTGTTCTGGACTTAGATCTTGTTCTGGACTTGGACCTTGACCTGGATTTTGATTTGTGCCCAGACTTAGATTCAGATGTTGAAATTAAGTTAGAGCTTGAAGTATGTTTTGAATCTTGATCTTCAGACGTATCTTTCATATCATCTAAACTTAAACCAGATAAAGTGTGAGACAAACCAGATGCTACTAAATCTTCACTTAAACCTCTTGAACTTACGAATACTGGGCTTTGCCCAAAAAGTTCAATGGTTGGACGAGTAGGAGCATTCTGTAAAGGTTCATCGGCTCTTCTTCTAGTGCGAGTATGAGTTCTGAGTTGTGAATCTTGAGAATGTTGTGATGGTTTTAATGGCTGTAATGGTTGTGATGGCTGTAATGGTTGTGAAGGCTGCAATGGTTGTAATGGCTGTGATGGCTGTGATGGCTGCGATGGTTGTGATGGTTGTGATGGCTGTGATGGTTCTTCTTGATCAATCAAATTAAAACCTTCAGCACCTCCAGTAGCTTCATCTTCACCCATAATTCCAAAAACAGCGCCAATCAAAACTTgtaattcttcattttgtTTACTAGTTACGGATGAAAAGTGCTCTTTTAACATGGAAACTGATACTTTAACCTCGCTCTCTAAAACTTTTACTTTGTGATGGGCATCaccttttcttctttcctCCTCTTCTCTTTCCATCCTTTGTCTTTCTCTACAAGCTTTCTGTCTCTCCTTTCTTTCATTCATTTTTCTGGCTTTTTCAGAAGCAttactttttctttctgACTTGATAACAGTTCTAATCTCCTCAGATTTTTCAGAGATCTCAGCCAATAACTTCAATTTGTTTAATGTTTCTTCCTTTTTGTCAGACTTTTTCTTTACTTTAGAAGGTACTTTAATTGGTATTTCAGTAACTTCCTGCCTTTGTTCAATAGTCAATGCTTCATGAAGAGTTGCTTCTGGAAAagtttttgtttttttggGTCTCgccttttttctttttttaacttcTTCTTGGCGTagctttttttcttgaagCAGCctttcctcttcttccttCTCTTTTTGTCTCTTttcctctttttctttttgattcTTCTCTTGTAACTCCTTAGCTCTTTTCTCCCTTTCTTTTGTTTGCTCCTTACTTAATTCCGCATATTTTGTTAGAGAAGATCTTAAATAAGAAAGAGTTTCTTTTCGAGATTTTTTGAGATCAGAAAGTGATTTTACCTCCCATCCACTTTTAGTTTCCTCAAAGTCTTTTATTAAGTTCTTTATGGAATTTCCAAAAAactgaaataatttcaaaagttCACTTAAAAGAAATgtcaaatatttacaacTTGCtactttttctttctctttatGAAGCAAAGTAAGAGTCTTTATTAGCTGTAGATACATTtcctttaaaatattaacaatttcCTTAGAAGACTTTGTTTTTGTATGCGATGATGCCAAAATATCATTACTAGTAAGTGACTCTACTTTAAGAAGTTCACGAATTTTTTGCTTTATTTCCAAACATTTTTGCTCAGATAAATCCAACTCAGTTCCTCTCAATGTTATTTGACTATACACAGTATCaagaaatgaatttattttttcttgaataggttgaattttttcttcataaAACTTATATGCATTGGCTactataataaataatattgaagatgcTTGTAAAATTAAGCTTTCAAAGTAAAAAATTGTTTCAGGAGATAAACCTCCACaatccaaaatattttcataaaCATGTTTAGCttcttttaaatctttaGGTTTTAAATTCGAATTTCCTgtcaataaatattttttatactCCTCATTTCGAGCACTAAATCTAGTTTTATTTTCCAACATTACTCTTCGTGCATTTGCTGGTTTGTCATCAAAGGTTAACtccaaaaataatgatttagaTATACcttttgaaaattcaatttttgtattaagaattttttttggcGTAGAACTATAGACTTCAATAGCCTTTTGAAATTCAGTTAAAGTATCTTCGccaatttcaattaatgaatGTAACAAATGTCGAATATAATCTGAAACTTCAATTACAGTCAATGATTTaagtaaatttaataatctaTTAAAAACTGAGATGACTTTCGATGaaacattaaataatgCATCAATCATTTGAGCGTAATTAGATTCACTTGTATTGATACCAGAAAAAATAGACAATTCAGAAGCTTTAGAACACAAATATGTGAGTTGAGCAGCTTTAGCTTGAGTAGTATACAAAGTTTTTTTATCTTCAAGTGAATAATTATGCAGTGTTGCAAATACcaaatttaataacttaaaaaaagaacTAGATAGTTCAGGATTGATTACTGCAATAAATCTCAACATATTGAGAATATAAATGCATACAACTTTTAAAAGAACCTCAGAAGTAAAATTAGCTTCAAATCTATTAGTTATTaagattaataatgattctGTGAGGTCAGCATCTTGTGAATACTCATTTGAAGGgttattagaattattagGAGAATTTTCTTCAGGGGCTTCTGCAGCATAAATATCGCAAAATAAACaggaaataattaaagcaattataaacaaaaaaataaattttaactTCATTTGATTTAGtttcttaaaaaatatttttgaaattagtTTGCATATAAAATGTCAACTatgataataaagtatAAATGTTGTGTGGCGCCAAAgcctttaataattattggagataaaaagaaattctcTCTAATAAATACGCAAAATAactaattaataaaaattttgagTGGAAAGAATGTAAAAATTAGCACTATATcaacttaaaaaaaacGTATTTTTAACCAAGAAAATAGACAGATTATGtatgaatataaattcttatattttaaaagatcactaaatataattaaagttaaataaaatgataTTTAAGTTTACAAAATGcttaatatcaaaaataatatagtTTTTGTAGTAGCAAACTGGTCAagaaattttataataatattgctTTCATTAATGTatcaattcaaattaaaCCTTTTAATTgcttcaatattaaaaatttttgaaCTTAATTactaaatttttaattcataaAAGTgcttgttttttttttgtataaaATGAAGCATTGAATAGGCTTAAGAAATGAGctattttttcaaaaatttataaataaaaattcaacaaatccttggaaataaattttatttaatagttACCTTAAAATCAGAAggtaattttaaatatgcAAATTTTTACCTAATTAactaaaattattcaaaaatagtATTGACTTTATTCAGAACATCTTTACAATCTACTTAGAATTGTTAGCTCTTGATCAAATTTGTTACTTGTATTTCCCAAATGAATTGATTTGTAAAGCTATATTTACATTTCGTTTCATTTTTCAATCTAAGCTTTAATCATAGAATATTTTacaatttaatattctGACTTTGactaaataaaattttgcTTGAAAGCCATAAATAAGAttgttattaaatattaaaatttcataataaaattaagaaaactataatattactagatatgtattttaatttatgatatatataaagaaaaggcGCATAGTTTTGTGAATTACTTGAcaaatattagaatttaaGTTCATTAGAAACATAACTGAACTATAACGATATAAATAtgagaaataaaaatcaagGCCATTTCATAATTCTTAATAGATATTAGTTAAAAGTTCATAAGTATTGAGACTTAtggaaatatatttaaatatataatcatttatattaatgtcgtcataataaattcatccTATATTCTTACTTTTAAGAAATGGGTTGGAATAATTTTACTGAAAATTAATCataaataaatgaatattattattaattagcAAATAAAATAACGAGGAACTACCGCATCTGATAAAACTAAAAGCCTCATTTAGATTATTTGCTTTATTATAGATACTAATAATGGaatgtaaataaatatcGTTAccaaaagaaacaaaactATTGTAAGCTATAATACTAGAAGTAGTTATAAATATAGTAATTAGTATACAgtaaaaaatgataaacTTAGAAATTACTTTGCAAATTATAACTTAATATAAAgaattgtaaatatttgtttttacTTGTCAATTCCGAATTTGACAAATTACAATTAAAGCCCGCCAAACTCCAAGTTTTAATTGATTGGTAAACAAATATAGTAAGAAAAGATGAAAGGAATCAAGAAGAATGTAGatgattttaattcttaagatatcaaaattaaaagcTGAGATAAGTTTTTGGCCATggattaaattaaaaattctcTTGAAATTATGCAATTAATTTGGAACTTTTATAGCGCCTAAAATAATAGTgcaaaaaatcaaataacgaaattaataaaacaGTGAAATAAGAGCCATTTGAAAATGAGGTTAAGGATCAAAGTATACCTCATTTTTTTAGTTGGTATATTTACAACAAAAATATGCAGCTCATTGACgataaaagaaatagaagCTATTGGCAATAATGATCATTCAAGAACTAATAGTTCATTCACTACTGACTctgaattaatatcatcaGATGAAGACTCAAATTTGACAGATGATCAAACTATTTTAAAAAGTTATTCCTCTTCAAAAGATCAATCTCTTTATTCAAATAGCCAAATTATAGAATATGATGATGTATCGGGAAATCTTGGTATTATTGCTATTATTACAAACAAAAGACAGACATGTAGAATAATTTCGGGtaactttaataaaagaaatgaaacaaaaaatacactttatttattattcgATACTACTAATAAGAATTTTGTCAGCATTTTTGTTCCAAGACTAATTGACTTTACCCTCAAAGGTAAACAAGGTTTAGttactttaatttataatgaagaaattttcttattaaataaGCTACTTCTGATTAATTCTAATGGGGAAATTTCTACAACAAAACATCCATGGAAACTAGTTATTGAGGTCAATTCTGATTATAATAAACTTCAAAGCCTTCCTTATGATTTGAGAAATAAacattatattaaattaccCCCAGATGGTTGGGATGCAAACGATGACAGTGTATATcctaaaaatattaaaagcaTAAAGCCATTAAGTATATTgtcaaaaaatatgaaCCAAATCAAAGAATTAAGGATCCCTCATTTCTCTGTTGGAGTTATCCCAACTGCACTatttttaaagttaaataCAGGTGAATATATGTCCATTATTGTTCCCAATAATACAGTATTTTTTGTTGATATTGATGATTGTAGTATTCATTCAAAGGATGGCCACTATTATAACATTTGTGGTGGTTATTCTGTTTACTGTAATAGATGGTTATTTACAAATAGACCATGGAAATctagaattattattcaaagtaACTTCGAAGAATTACTAGTGATAACTAAATCAAAACTTCAAGTTCTTGAAAACGTTGAACAATTATCGAATACTTCGAAAATAACGGAGaatttcagaaataatatcaaaaacaataaatgtggaaaatatttctgctctagaaattaaacaaaattcGAAATTTGTCGAACATCACTTTTATACTTACCcgaaaaatataaatattccgactaattatcattaaatattcattttggAATTCATTGAAAAAAcacaaatattaagatttctaaatattaatggtGTGTGAAATTTTCATAATTCCAAACACTCAATATACAATACTCATATTTCAATACGAATTTATCacttttttaaaagaaaatgtttATTGTCATCCTCTTCTTTAGTATACGTTTCTACacattttaattcttgtaTAAAAcctctttttttcaaatttatgaAACTAATTgtgaaataatataaagttAAACTGAAtgtttttctaatttattcGAAAAACAACTTTATAGATGAAATGCATAGCATTAAGGAAAAACAAAGTAATATTGTAGAATTTATTGCTCTTAAGCTTTTTGTCTTACTTTTAGAACTGAAACACTTGAATAGTTGAATTGAAATGCTTAAAATAGCAAAgattgatgaaaatatttgagaAACTGTAAGAAATCTTGACTTTATACTAAAAATTGAAGGAAAAATGAGTGGAGAAATTATAGATCTTGAATAGTCTGCGCTGGTAAAATGACAAAGTACTGAACATAATGTaaaaaatatggaaaattgccactttttaaaaatttccAAGTTCATACAAGAAATCAAAGTTCCTGTAAAAAAtacatttaataaaaagtgAAAGGAAGATATCAAACTCGCAGAAAAATGGCAATTAATATATGAACCAAATGATGAGCAGATAATTAGGTTAATAAAAGATCCAATAAAACAAACATAATAGAAGATTCTGGGactatttttgaaaatcttacacataattaataaaattaaaacggaaaaaatattagaaatttttgatttatgaattaaattttttggctccatattattcaaaaaatctAATAACGAATCGTATAATAATACCATTAATAaacaataaattaatttgtaAAATGAAAAGTTTTTTAAAactgaaaaatatttcctATCCATTTCATTTGAAACATTTCCACTCTTATAATTCCTTGATATTAGTGAATTATTCActttataaaaaattaaagagttGTTAACATAAAAATGCGGAACTATTACCAATGCAGTAGAATCCAGAACCAAATTTATCAGAAACAATAACAAAAACGTTGAAAGAAATCCTGGGTTAAAATATCCTGACTTAGACAACAAGTTGCCAAACTCTTCATTAGTTAGATTTTCTAAATGAGTATCATTTTTGAACAAAATACTAaccaaataaaataatacgTATATAAAGATTGGTATTAGAAATTCAATATGAAGTCGTTTAATGAATGAAGTTTGTTTATGTATTTCAAAAGCTTTTAACCAACCCTGCACAAAG
This is a stretch of genomic DNA from Cryptosporidium parvum Iowa II chromosome 3, whole genome shotgun sequence. It encodes these proteins:
- a CDS encoding hypothetical protein (with a signal peptide and low complexity repeats, member of cryptosporidium SKSR gene family, telomeric localized gene) → MKLKFIFLFIIALIISCLFCDIYAAEAPEENSPNNSNNPSNEYSQDADLTESLLILITNRFEANFTSEVLLKVVCIYILNMLRFIAVINPELSSSFFKLLNLVFATLHNYSLEDKKTLYTTQAKAAQLTYLCSKASELSIFSGINTSESNYAQMIDALFNVSSKVISVFNRLLNLLKSLTVIEVSDYIRHLLHSLIEIGEDTLTEFQKAIEVYSSTPKKILNTKIEFSKGISKSLFLELTFDDKPANARRVMLENKTRFSARNEEYKKYLLTGNSNLKPKDLKEAKHVYENILDCGGLSPETIFYFESLILQASSILFIIVANAYKFYEEKIQPIQEKINSFLDTVYSQITLRGTELDLSEQKCLEIKQKIRELLKVESLTSNDILASSHTKTKSSKEIVNILKEMYLQLIKTLTLLHKEKEKVASCKYLTFLLSELLKLFQFFGNSIKNLIKDFEETKSGWEVKSLSDLKKSRKETLSYLRSSLTKYAELSKEQTKEREKRAKELQEKNQKEKEEKRQKEKEEEERLLQEKKLRQEEVKKRKKARPKKTKTFPEATLHEALTIEQRQEVTEIPIKVPSKVKKKSDKKEETLNKLKLLAEISEKSEEIRTVIKSERKSNASEKARKMNERKERQKACRERQRMEREEEERRKGDAHHKVKVLESEVKVSVSMLKEHFSSVTSKQNEELQVLIGAVFGIMGEDEATGGAEGFNLIDQEEPSQPSQPSQPSQPSQPSQPLQPLQPSQPLQPSQPLQPLKPSQHSQDSQLRTHTRTRRRADEPLQNAPTRPTIELFGQSPVFVSSRGLSEDLVASGLSHTLSGLSLDDMKDTSEDQDSKHTSSSNLISTSESKSGHKSKSRSRSKSRTRSKSRTRTRSKSRTRSRSRTRSRSRSRSSSRTRSRSRSRSSSRSSSGHGSESWLGGTLQNQENSLEEIISKMYVSSSYEEFSLSSSSAHSRFSGMFSNTESVDPLSSQAMLFFNVRMPNFKHITESSTEEEIKKALDLCGSEISRLNSEVSSSVSGQDFLSVKCVQKSFISEFIRLLLLLKSKSNSTS